A DNA window from Castanea sativa cultivar Marrone di Chiusa Pesio chromosome 7, ASM4071231v1 contains the following coding sequences:
- the LOC142643257 gene encoding kinesin-like protein KIN-7E — protein sequence MGAIGGEELMKWEKMQGLSGREEKILVLVRLRPLSEKEVASSEAADWECINDTTILYRNTLREGSTFPSAYSFDRVFRGDCATRQVYEEGAKEIALSVVNGINSSIFAYGQTSSGKTYTMVGITEYTVADIFDYIHRHEERAFAVKFSAIEIYNEAVRDLLSTDHTPLRLLDDPEKGTVVEKVTEEVLRDWNHLKELLSICEAQRQIGETLLNERSSRSHQIIRLTIESSAREFLGKGNSTTLAASVNFIDLAGSERASQALSAGARLKEGCHINRSLLTLGTVIRKLSKGRHGHINYRDSKLTRILQPCLGGNARTAIICTLSPARSHVEQTRNTLLFACCAKEVTTKAQVNVVMSDKALVKHLQKELARLESELRSPAPPTSTSDYSALLRKKDLQIEKMEKEIRELTKQRDLAESRIEDLLRMVGNEKNSRQASISDHPTSQAGDMWDDDCSVSESESPSVADPNYSNGGVRKFNNPHYFDGDSVSNSEDPYCQLGDNTEDNSLSDATSSLSIRKKFVRSNLSQNQGVTSEDPDDYCKEVQCIEMGESRNSKNPEFRAVRPGENEQTLALRSSWDGDVTGQGMMLTPVNRNGEVMEAGMMSSGSLKLTRSRSCGANLMAGSSSPEKTKQIERTPPNGFEKDFPGRPEGLQRKFPLLTYGSNATSLSRNNSQSSIGSASMDELRSQSIRTSADGEITSIQTFVTGLKKMAKLDYEKQLVDGQVQETGPKVDEFGKDVKDVGVDPKLPALETPQDWPVEFEKQQRMILELWKTCNVSLVHRTYFFLLFKGDPTDSIYLGVELRRLSFLKETFSHGNHIVEGGQTLTMASSMKALRRERAMLSKLMQKRFSEEERKRLFHRWGIALDSKRRRLQLANQLWSNTNDMNHIIESAAIVAKLIRFVEQGRALKEMFGLSFTPSNARRRSFSWKNSKASLL from the exons ATGGGAGCAATAGGTGGGGAAGAGCTAATGAAGTGGGAGAAGATGCAAGGATTGAGTGGTCGTGAGGAGAAGATTCTTGTTTTGGTGAGGTTGAGGCCTTTGAGTGAGAAGGAGGTTGCGTCAAGTGAAGCGGCGGATTGGGAATGCATCAATGACACCACAATCTTATACCGGAACACGTTGCGTGAGGGATCCACATTTCCAAGTGCCTATTCATTTG ACAGAGTATTTCGCGGTGACTGCGCTACAAGGCAGGTGTATGAGGAAGGAGCCAAAGAAATTGCTCTTTCAGTTGTCAATGGTATTAACT CAAGCATTTTTGCTTATGGGCAAACAAGCAGTGGAAAGACATATACCATGGTTGGAATAACAGAGTATACTGTAGCAGACATATTTGACTATATACATAGG CATGAAGAAAGAGCGTTTGCTGTGAAGTTCTCTGCAATTGAGATTTACAATGAAGCTGTCAGAGACCTTCTTAGCACAGATCATACACCTCTTAGGCTGCTAGATGATCCTGAG AAAGGGACTGTTGTGGAGAAAGTCACAGAAGAAGTTTTGAGGGACTGGAACCATCTAAAGGAGCTCCTGTCCATTTGTGAAG CTCAAAGACAGATTGGGGAAACCTTGCTGAATGAGAGAAGTTCCAGATCTCATCAAATTATCAGATTG ACAATTGAAAGTTCTGCTCGCGAGTTCTTAGGCAAAGGCAATTCAACCACCCTTGCAGCAAGTGTG AATTTTATAGACTTGGCGGGTAGTGAGCGTGCATCTCAAGCATTATCAGCTGGGGCAAGATTAAAGGAAGGTTGCCACATAAATCGTAGTTTACTTACTCTGGGAACCGTTATTCGCAAGCTAAG TAAGGGAAGACATGGACACATCAATTACAGAGATTCTAAGCTTACGCGCATACTTCAGCCTTGCTTGGGTGGCAATGCTAGAACTGCCATCATTTGCACTTTGAGTCCTGCACGAAGCCATGTTGAGCAAACAAGAAACActcttttgtttgcttgttgTGCAAAAGAAGTAACAACAAAAGCCCAGGTCAATGTCGTCATGTCCGATAAAGCCTTGGTTAAGCATTTACAAAAAGAGCTGGCTAGATTGGAGAGTGAGTTGAGAAGTCCTGCGCCTCCTACCTCTACTTCTGATTATTCAGCACTACTGAGAAAGAAAGATCTTCAGATTGAAAAG ATGGAGAAGGAGATTAGAGAGCTAACTAAGCAAAGAGATCTTGCTGAATCTCGGATTGAGGATTTGCTACGCATGgttggaaatgaaaaaaattcaagacaA GCCAGTATCAGTGATCATCCTACATCGCAAGCGGGAGATATGTGGGATGATGATTGTTCAGTATCAGAATCAGAGTCCCCAAGTGTGGCTGATCCTAATTATTCAAATGGCGGTGTCAGAAAGTTCAACAATCCTCATTATTTTGATGGAGATAGTGTGAGCAATTCTGAGGACCCCTACTGCCAACTTGGGGATAACACTGAAGACAATTCTCTCTCTGATGCTACCTCTTCACTGTCAATTAGAAAGAAGTTTGTTAGGTCTAATTTAAGTCAAAATCAAGGGGTGACTTCAGAAGATCCTGATGACTACTGCAAGGAAGTTCAATGCATTGAGATGGGAGAGTCAAGAAATAGCAAAAATCCTGAATTCCGAGCCGTAAGACCTGGCGAAAACGAACAAACACTGGCTTTGAGATCATCCTGGGATGGGGATGTAACTGGACAGGGAATGATGTTGACTCCTGTGAATAGGAATGGAGAA GTCATGGAAGCTGGTATGATGAGTTCTGGAAGCCTCAAGTTAACTAGGAGCCGGAGTTGTGGGGCAAATTTAATGGCTGGTTCGTCTTCTCCTGAGAAGACAAAACAAATTGAGCGCACCCCACCTAATGGGTTTGAGAAAGATTTCCCTGGAAGACCAGAAGGTCTTCAAAGGAAGTTCCCTTTATTAACTTATGGTTCCAACGCAACGAGCTTGTCAAGAAATAATTCACAGTCCTCTATTGGGAGTGCTTCCATGGATGAGCTAAGATCACAGAGCATCAGAACTTCTGCAGATGGGGAAATTACTAGCATCCAAACTTTTGTTACAGGACTAAAGAAAATGGCCAAACTTGATTACGAGAAGCAGCTTGTTGATGGGCAG GTCCAGGAAACAGGACCAAAAGTTGATGAGTTTGGAAAGGATGTGAAAGATGTAGGAGTTGATCCAAAGCTCCCGGCACTGGAAACTCCCCAAGATTGGCCTGTGGAATTTGAGAAGCAGCAGAGAATGATACTTGAGCTTTGGAAAACTTGCAATGTATCATTAGTCCACAGAACCTACTTCTTCCTGCTCTTCAAAGGTGATCCAACGGATTCCATTTACTTGGGAGTGGAACTAAGGAGACTATCTTTCCTCAAGGAAACATTTTCTCATGGAAATCATATTGTGGAAGGTGGTCAGACTCTTACAATGGCTtcaag CATGAAGGCTCTTCGTCGTGAGAGAGCAATGCTGAGCAAACTGATGCAGAAAAGGTTTtctgaagaagagagaaagaggctTTTCCACAGGTGGGGTATTGCATTGGACTCAAAGCGCAGGAGGCTACAGCTGGCCAACCAACTGTGGAGTAACACAAACGATATGAATCACATCATAGAGAGTGCTGCCATTGTTGCGAAGTTGATCAGGTTTGTAGAGCAGGGGCGGGCCCTCAAGGAGATGTTTGGACTTAGCTTTACACCTTCAAATGCAAGGCGGAGATCCTTTAGCTGGAAAAACAGTAAGGCATCCCTTTTGTAA
- the LOC142644430 gene encoding uncharacterized protein LOC142644430, whose protein sequence is MDDEVLRVEVKKMKMNRRDTAAVCAIALRITGSLITMVLLLWTIRSGVEIATETEAFMDYEYSQWAFHVGVVTMFFGFVFLALGIPILADLTLKLTEQLEQQEEENGTHQENEAAREMMNREVIGGILVNVITAFMLLWGIYTGIRLAMEPRGDSKYHFLTFSIGVITIVFGCLYFIFGLAITLELALDLSSRLQQKEKKGSSIHKGHKKNIEIINDDDDDQCQCLLSLMYFYVMRNGGFEP, encoded by the exons ATGGATGATGAAGTATTGAGAGTCGaggtgaagaagatgaagatgaaccGAAGAGATACTGCAGCTGTATGTGCAATAGCCCTGCGTATAACAGGGTCTCTAATCACCATGGTCCTGCTCTTATGGACCATTCGCTCTGGGGTTGAAATTGCTACTGAAACTGAAGCATTTATGGATTATGAATATAGCCAGTGGGCTTTCCATGTTGGAGTTGTGACCATGTTCTTTGGTTTCGTGTTTTTAGCTCTTGGAATTCCCATTCTAGCAGACTTGACACTAAAATTGACAGAACAGTTGGAGCAACAAGAGGAGGAAAATGGCACTCATCAAG AAAACGAGGCAGCAAGGGAGATGATGAACCGTGAAGTCATTGGTGGTATCCTTGTGAATGTGATCACAGCCTTTATGCTTTTGTGGGGAATTTACACTGGAATTAGACTTGCAATGGAACCTAGAGGAGATAGCAAATACCATTTCCTAACTTTCTCGATTGGAGTTATCACCATTGTCTTCGGTTGCTTATATTTCATCTTTGGACTCGCAATAACACTGGAGCTAGCTTTGGACTTGTCTAGCAGGTTGCAGcagaaagagaaaaagggaagcAGCATTCATAAAGgccacaaaaaaaat ATTGAGATTATcaatgacgatgatgatgatcaaTGCCAGTGTCTTTTAAGTTTGATGTATTTTTATGTGATGCGAAATGGTGGTTTTGAACCTTGA
- the LOC142643084 gene encoding NADH dehydrogenase [ubiquinone] 1 beta subcomplex subunit 9 → MSLTSTAGYVARRAAQRERVRILYRRALKDTLNWAVHRHLFYQDASELRERFEVHKHVEDPDTIDRMIEDGEAQYNKWRHPDPYIVPWAPGGSKFTRNPTPPSGIEIVYNFGREDHLED, encoded by the exons atgagctTGACATCAACAGCAGGGTACGTAGCTCGGAGAGCAGCACAGAGGGAGAGGGTTCGGATCCTCTACAGGCGAGCCCTCAAAGACACTCTCAACTGGGCCGTTCATCGCCATCTCTTCTACCAAGAT GCTTCGGAGCTCCGAGAACGTTTCGAAGTCCACAAACACGTG GAAGACCCTGACACAATTGATAGAATGATAGAAGATGGTGAAGCACAGTACAATAAGTGGCGACACCCTGATCCTTACATTG TCCCTTGGGCTCCTGGTGGTTCCAAGTTCACTCGAAATCCAACTCCTCCATCTGGG ATTGAGATAGTATACAACTTTGGTCGGGAAGATCATCTAGAAGATTAG